In Oscillospiraceae bacterium, the genomic window GTTCGGCAGGTACTTTTCGGCCAGTGCATGGTAGGGGCTGGATTCCAGACCGCAGTAGTTGACGTAAGCCACCTTCGGGTGAGCTTCCAGGAACTTTGCCACGGCCATGCCGTTCTCGCAGTGGCGCTGCATGCGCACATGCAGGCTCTCCAGACCCAGGTTCAGCATGTAGGCGTTCATGGGGGACTGCATGGAACCAAAGTCGCGCATCAGCTGGGCCGTTGCCTTGGTGATGAAGGCACCCTCCTTGCCAAAGCGCTCGGCGTAGGTGATGCCGTGGTAGCTGTCATCTGGGGTGCACAGGCCGGGGAACTTGTCGGCGTGGGCCATCCAGTCGAACTTGCCGCTGTCCACGATGGCACCGCCCAGTACGGCGCCATGGCCGTCCATGTACTTGGTGGTGGAGTGGGTCACGATGTCGGCACCCCACTCGAAGGGGCGGCAGTTGACCGGGGTGGGGAAGGTGTTGTCCACGATGAGCGGCACGCCGTGGGCGTGGGCTGCCTGCGCAAACTTTTCAATGTCCAGCACGGTCAGGGCGGGGTTGGCGATGGTCTCGCCGAACACGACCTTGGTGTTGGGGCGGAACGCGGCGTTCAGCTCTTCCTCGGTGCACAGCGGGTCCACAAAGGTGGCCTCGATGCCCATCTTTTTCATGGTGACCGAGATGAGGTTGAAGGTGCCGCCGTAGATGGTGCTGGATGCCACGATGTGGTCACCGGCCTGGCAAAGGTTGAACAAGGCGAAGAAGTTGGCAGCCTGCCCGCTGGAAGTCAGCATGGCAGCGGTGCCGCCTTCCAGTTCACAGATCTTCTGGGCCACAAGGTCACAGGTGGGGTTCTGCAGGCGGGAATAGAAGTAGCCGTTGGTCTCTAGGTCAAACAGCTTGCCCATGTCCTCGCTGGTGGCGTACTTGAAGGTTGTGGACTGGATGATGGGGATCTGGCGGGGTTCGCCGTTTCCGGGCGTATAGCCGCCCTGCACGCAGATGGTATCACGATTCATACTACATACTCCTTTGCTGGGTTTGTCCATATAGCACAATTCCCCGCAGGGAGCATACAGCCTCCGGCGGGGAATTGAAACGTTAAATTTTTCCCTGCCGGGATCGTCTGGCAGTATGGTTTAAGGAAACTTTTCCATCACCATGAAAAGCCTTCCGGCACTCTTTTACTTCCGCAGGCGCTTGTCGCTCCGGGTCGCCCAGAAGGTGCCCGCGCTCTGGAACACCTGCACCATGAGCACCAGCAGGATGACACACACGATCATGATGTCGGTCTGGTAGCGGTAGTAGCCGTAGGACAGGGCGATCTTGCCCAGGCCGCCGCCGCCAATGACGCCGGACATGGCCGAGTAGCCCAGAATGGTGGTCAGGGCCGTGGTCATGCTGGAAATCAGGCCGGGCAGGCACTCCGGGATCATCACCTTGGTAATGATCTGGAACGGGGTGGCGCCCATGCTCTGGGCAGCTTCCACCACACCTTCGTCCAGCTCGCGCAGGCTGGTCTCTACCAGACGTGCCACGAACGGGAAGGCGGCCACCACCAGCGGAACGATGGTAGCTTTGGTGCCCACCGTGGTGCCTACGATGACACGGGTGAGCGGGAATACACAGATCATCAGAATCAGGAAGGGCACACTGCGCAGAATGTTGATGACGATGTTGAGGATGTGCATCAGCCAGCCGGGCAGGGGCAGCACGCCGTCCTTGTCACCGGCCACCAGCAGCACGCCCAGCGGCAGGCCCAGCACCAGCGCAAACGCGGTGGAAAGAACCGTCACATAGAACGTTTCCCAAATGGCAAAGCCATAATCTGCAATACTCATTCGCCGGTCACCTCCTCCACGGTCACGCCGGGCTGGCTGCGCATATAGGCAGCCGCCTGCTTGGCCTGCTCTACATCGGCAGGCAGCTTGAGCAGCATGGAGCCGTAGCACTGGCCGCTCAGATCACGGGTATCGGCGCTGAGCACCGACACCAGAATGCCCTTTTCGGCGGCAAGGCTTGCCACCAGCGGCTTTGCGGTGGACGAACCGTTGAAGGTGACACGCACCACATGGTCATCCGGCGCAAAGCTGGAAAGGTCGCGGGCTGCGCTGCCGCCGTTGGGGGCGACCAGACGCTTTGCCGCAGCCGTCTTGGGGTTGGCGAAAATTTCCTGCACCGAGCCCTCTTCCATGACCACACCGCCGTCCAGGATGGCCACGCTGTCGCAGATCTCTTCCACCACGCTCATCTGGTGGGTGATGACCACCACGGTGATGCCCAGCTTCTGGTTGATGTCCTTGATCAGGGTCAGGATGGAATGAGTGGTGTTGGGGTCCAGCGCACTGGTGGCCTCGTCGCACAGCAGCACCTTGGGGTTGGTGGCCAGGGCGCGGGCAATGGCAATGCGCTGCTTCTGGCCGCCGGACAGCTGGGCGGGGTAGGCGTTTGCCTTGTCGGGCAGGCCCACCATCTCCAGCAGCTCTTTGGCGCGCTTTTCGGCGTCGGCCTTTTTCACACCGGCCAGCTCCATGGGGAAACAGATGTTCTTCAGGCAGCTGCGCTGCATGAGCAGGTTGAACTGCTGGAAGATCATGGTGATCTCGCGGCGGCGCTCACGCAGGGCCGCCGGAGACAGGGTCTCCATGGCGGTGCCGTCGATCACCACGCTGCCCTCGGTGGGGCGCTCCAACAGGTTGATGCAACGCACCAGCGTGGATTTGCCCGCACCGGACATGCCGATGATGCCGTAGATGGAACCATCCGGAATGGTCAGGTTGATGTCTTTCAGCGCGTTCACCGCGCCGTCCTTCATCTGGAAGGTCTTGGAAAGGTGTTTGATCTCGATCACAGAAATTGCTCCTTTTAGCCCTCGATGGGTGCCAGGCTGTCCTGCTTGCCGCCGTAGATGCCCATGGGCTCCACATGGATGCCGGCAACCGTCACCAGGTGAGTGCCGTGCTCTGCATTGAAGTCATCCAGATACGGCTGATGCTGGAAGTAGTTGGTGTCAACGGTGCCGTCCTCGACCACGTTGTTGGGGATGATGTAGTCATCGTACTCCTGGATGTCCAGCGTGATGCCCTTGGCGGCCAGGATCTCCTTGCAGACCTCCAGCACCTCGCAGTGGGGAGCCGGGGTAGCGGCGCAGCTCACGGTCTCGCCGTTCAGAGCGTCGTAGTCAACAGAAGCGTCATAGCCGTCGGTGGGGTTCTCCACAGCGGACACCACGGCACCCTTATAGTTCTCATCCATGAAGTCCTTGACCTGCTGGCTCTGCAGGGCAGCGGCCAGAGCCTTGATCTTGGGCTCCTCCTGGTTGCCGTCCTTGCAGACCAGAACGTTGACGTAAGCGGAAGAGCCGTCCTCGATGGCCAGTGCATCGGTCGTGGGGTCCAGACCGGCAGGGATGGCGTAGTTGGAGTTGATGACGGCGTAGTCCTCGTCCTGCAGGACGTTGGGCACCTGAGCAGCCTCGACCTCATCGACGGTAACGTTCAGGGGGTTCTCCTCGATGTCCTTTGCGGTGGCGGTCAGGCCTGCGTCAGCCTTCAGCTTGAAGAAGCCGTTCTTCTCCAGCAGGGTCAGGGCACGGGCCTCGTTGGTGGTGTCGTTGGGCACGGCCACCTTGACCTTGTCCAGCTTGGCCACAGCGGAAGCAGCCTCAGAAGCAGCGGCGCTGGAAGCGGTGGAGGATGCAGTGGAAGAAGAACCACCGCAGGCGGTCAGGGCAGCGGCAGCAGCGGCCACACCGGTAACTTTCAGAAAATCGCGACGAGTAACCATGATAAAATCCCTCTCTATCTTTGTAAAAAATTGTTGAGCGGCGGCGCGGCACAGTCCGCGCACGCCTTGTACGGAGGACGAAAAAAGCCTCCGTCCTTACACGAGCCGAACGCTCAGCAAGGACGGAGGCATAACATCTTCCGTGGTACCACCTTGGTTTACTCTGCCCTCACGGACAAAGCCTCGATGCTGCGGCAGCTTCTGCTGCTTACAGCCGGACGCTGTAACGGGCGCATCCCGTTGCAGACTTAGCACTCCTGCGCCTCGCCCACACGGCTCCGAGACCATTTTCAGCTTCCTGTTTCCTGCCCTTTTCCATCGCCCGGGCTTTCTGGTAAGGATCAATGCGAAGGCCTACTCTTCTCTTCACAGCCATTTTTGTGATATTGCATTTATAATAAACCACTCCGACGGATTTGTCAACACCTACAACGAAGTTTTTTGGTAGGGAATTGGGCCTTCCGTCAGCCGGAGCGATGGCGCGGCGGCAGCGGGATGCTGAGCACCAGCGAGATGCCCACGGCCAGTGCTACTGCGACCTTGAAGGTGCTGATGCCGTTGGACAACGCCAGTGCGTTGTCGCCCTGAATGAAATAGTAGGCCGTGTAGTAGATGCCTGCACCCGGCACCAGTGGGAAGATGCCGGAGAGCAGGAACACGGTCACAGGGGTCTTTTGCAGGATGGCGAACACGCGGGTGAGGATGGTGAGGGGAATCACCGCCAGCAGGCTGGCCGCAGCGGTGTCCAGCCCCAGCATGACGCACAGCTCATACACGAACCAGCCCATGGCACCCACCAGCGCACAGGTGGGCAGGCTCCGGCGGGGGCAGGCGAACAGGATGGCAAAGCTCAGGGTGCCGGTGCCGGCCAGCAGGAACTGGCCCATCAGCTCCCCGATCTGGGAATTGGTGAGAGAAATCATGCGACCACCACCCCCGTAAGCAGAGAATACAGGCTCAGCACAAGGCCGGTGCCGATGGCGATGCTGGCGGCGATGAGCAGCGCGTCGATCATGCGGATGGTGCCGGACAGGTAGTCGCCGTGCACGAAGTCGCGGATGCCCATGGTGAAGGCGATGCCGGGGGTCAGGATCATCAACGCACCGATGATGGCATGGCTGGCCGAGGTATGCAGCGCCTGACACAGCAGGATGCACACCAGTGTGATGAGGGACGCGGTGGTGATCTTCTGGAAGCCGCCGGGCAGGCTGTACCGCCCGCACAGCAGCAGGTAGCCGCTGGCGGCCAGACCGGCCACGGCGGCAGCGATGGCGCTGCGCAGATCACCGCCAAAGATCATGGCAAAGCTGAACGCGCCGCCCATGCCGCTGACCAGCTGCACCCAGTCCTTGGGGAAGGGGATGCGCTGGGCGGCCGCCAGACGGTACTCGGCCTCCCCCAGCGACATATTGGTCTCGGCGATCTCGCGGGAAAGGGCGTTCACCGCCGCCACCCGGCCCAGATGGGTGGTGCGCACCGGCACGTTGCGCACTTCGCTGATCTCTGCGGTGCCGGCGCTGGCAAAAATGCCGTTGGTCAGTACATAAACATGGAATTCCCGCAGGTGGAAGGAGCGTGCCATGATCTCCATGGTCTGCTCTACCCGGAACACTTCCGCACCGTTCTCCAACAGGGTCTGCCCGGCCGCCATGATAAAGTCCATGATGCGGCGGCGCAGTTCTTCGTCGGGATAAGCCTCTCTGCCCTTCATTGCCCGGCCTCCTTGAAAAAATAATATCGTCTTATTCTAACATGCGCGTGCCCGGTGCACAAGAGCAAAAAAGAAGAGCGGGGAAAATGCCCCGCCCTCCGGAAACCGTATCAGATATAGTCCGAAATATAAGGGATCTTGTGGAACAGCACATCGTCCAGCCGCTCCACGGCATCCTCCCGGCCCTCGATGCGCTCCAGCTCGAACAGACGTTCGGCGGTCTTGTAGCCCAGCAGCAGGGTGGAAAGGGTGCCGATGCCCATCTTCAGGTGGTACTCGGCGGGGGCGTCGGTCAGGGTGCAGCCGCCGTCCGCAAACCGGATGCGGAAGGTGTGGTCGTTCCAGGGCAGCAGGTCGTCCTCGATCTCCAGATCAATGCACAGCTCGCCGCCGTCCGGGTCACAGGGGTAATCTTCCAGGAAGCTGGCCACATCCACGATGCGGCCCATGGCATAGGGGCGGATGGTCTCCTTGATGTCGCCGTCGTCTATCTCAAAGGCGATGGGCTCGCTGAAATAGGTGTTGCCGTGCACTTCGTCGATCATGGAGTCGTGGGCGTGGATGTACTCCCACAGGCCCTTCTGTGCCTCGCGGTTCAGGTAGATCATTTCCTTGATGTGCATGATATCGTTCTTGATCAGGTACACCATGTAGCCGCAGGGTTTGTCCTTTACATTATAATAGACGGCGACATTGGTGTCATCCTCGTCCCAGCGCCAGTACTCCTCCCAGGCCAGTGCGTTGCGGAACAGGCACCCGTGGGTGATGGAGGCAAAATGGGAGTGTAGCTCGTGGAACTCGGTATTGTCCCAGGCGACGCGCCGCACATAACCGGGGGCCGACACCTTGGTGGGGATCTGCCGGTCCTTGATGTTGTAGGAGATCTTGTTGGAGATGATCTCCCACCCCAGGTGGTGGTACAGCGGGATGGAGTAGGGGTAGAGCAAGGCAAAGCTCTTGCCCTCCTTGTGCATCTGGGTCAGGCCCTGGATCATGAGCCGCTTCATGATGCCGTTGCCGGTGTACTCCGGGTAGGTGCACACACTGGTCACAAAGCCCACATGGTAAACGGCGTCATAGATGTTCATCTTCAGCGGGTAGACCGCGAACTGGGAGACAAGGTTTTCTCCGTCAAAGCAGCCCAGCACGTCCGCGCGCTCCAGCACGGGGAACTTGGACTGCTTGATCTCGTCGTCCTTCCATCCGGTAGCGGTGAGCTCATCTTCCGTGACCTGAAAGGTATAGCGCAAAAGGGCGTTGTACTGGTCCAGATCATCGGTCTCCAGATAACGATATGTATAATTTTCGGCAGGATTCATGCAAAACTTCCTCTCTCTGGCGGGTGACTGGTTGCCGAACAATTCTATTATACACCCGCCGTATAAAACCGGGCAAGAACCATTTTCACAAAAATCTGCGGCACACAGCCTGCCAAACCACTGCATTTGCCGGAAAAACTGCTCTGCTGTGTGTTTTGCATTGCGCCCGGTTTTTGAGTGTGGTATACTATGCCTGTTATGGAAAAATGCCGGTGCGGTGTGCCGGCCCAGCGATAAGGAAAAGGAAACAAACGATGAAAATTGG contains:
- a CDS encoding ATP-binding cassette domain-containing protein; this encodes MIEIKHLSKTFQMKDGAVNALKDINLTIPDGSIYGIIGMSGAGKSTLVRCINLLERPTEGSVVIDGTAMETLSPAALRERRREITMIFQQFNLLMQRSCLKNICFPMELAGVKKADAEKRAKELLEMVGLPDKANAYPAQLSGGQKQRIAIARALATNPKVLLCDEATSALDPNTTHSILTLIKDINQKLGITVVVITHQMSVVEEICDSVAILDGGVVMEEGSVQEIFANPKTAAAKRLVAPNGGSAARDLSSFAPDDHVVRVTFNGSSTAKPLVASLAAEKGILVSVLSADTRDLSGQCYGSMLLKLPADVEQAKQAAAYMRSQPGVTVEEVTGE
- a CDS encoding threonine/serine exporter family protein, which gives rise to MKGREAYPDEELRRRIMDFIMAAGQTLLENGAEVFRVEQTMEIMARSFHLREFHVYVLTNGIFASAGTAEISEVRNVPVRTTHLGRVAAVNALSREIAETNMSLGEAEYRLAAAQRIPFPKDWVQLVSGMGGAFSFAMIFGGDLRSAIAAAVAGLAASGYLLLCGRYSLPGGFQKITTASLITLVCILLCQALHTSASHAIIGALMILTPGIAFTMGIRDFVHGDYLSGTIRMIDALLIAASIAIGTGLVLSLYSLLTGVVVA
- a CDS encoding GNAT family N-acetyltransferase, which gives rise to MNPAENYTYRYLETDDLDQYNALLRYTFQVTEDELTATGWKDDEIKQSKFPVLERADVLGCFDGENLVSQFAVYPLKMNIYDAVYHVGFVTSVCTYPEYTGNGIMKRLMIQGLTQMHKEGKSFALLYPYSIPLYHHLGWEIISNKISYNIKDRQIPTKVSAPGYVRRVAWDNTEFHELHSHFASITHGCLFRNALAWEEYWRWDEDDTNVAVYYNVKDKPCGYMVYLIKNDIMHIKEMIYLNREAQKGLWEYIHAHDSMIDEVHGNTYFSEPIAFEIDDGDIKETIRPYAMGRIVDVASFLEDYPCDPDGGELCIDLEIEDDLLPWNDHTFRIRFADGGCTLTDAPAEYHLKMGIGTLSTLLLGYKTAERLFELERIEGREDAVERLDDVLFHKIPYISDYI
- a CDS encoding threonine/serine exporter family protein, which codes for MISLTNSQIGELMGQFLLAGTGTLSFAILFACPRRSLPTCALVGAMGWFVYELCVMLGLDTAAASLLAVIPLTILTRVFAILQKTPVTVFLLSGIFPLVPGAGIYYTAYYFIQGDNALALSNGISTFKVAVALAVGISLVLSIPLPPRHRSG
- a CDS encoding MetQ/NlpA family ABC transporter substrate-binding protein, with translation MVTRRDFLKVTGVAAAAAALTACGGSSSTASSTASSAAASEAASAVAKLDKVKVAVPNDTTNEARALTLLEKNGFFKLKADAGLTATAKDIEENPLNVTVDEVEAAQVPNVLQDEDYAVINSNYAIPAGLDPTTDALAIEDGSSAYVNVLVCKDGNQEEPKIKALAAALQSQQVKDFMDENYKGAVVSAVENPTDGYDASVDYDALNGETVSCAATPAPHCEVLEVCKEILAAKGITLDIQEYDDYIIPNNVVEDGTVDTNYFQHQPYLDDFNAEHGTHLVTVAGIHVEPMGIYGGKQDSLAPIEG
- a CDS encoding O-acetylhomoserine aminocarboxypropyltransferase/cysteine synthase; this encodes MNRDTICVQGGYTPGNGEPRQIPIIQSTTFKYATSEDMGKLFDLETNGYFYSRLQNPTCDLVAQKICELEGGTAAMLTSSGQAANFFALFNLCQAGDHIVASSTIYGGTFNLISVTMKKMGIEATFVDPLCTEEELNAAFRPNTKVVFGETIANPALTVLDIEKFAQAAHAHGVPLIVDNTFPTPVNCRPFEWGADIVTHSTTKYMDGHGAVLGGAIVDSGKFDWMAHADKFPGLCTPDDSYHGITYAERFGKEGAFITKATAQLMRDFGSMQSPMNAYMLNLGLESLHVRMQRHCENGMAVAKFLEAHPKVAYVNYCGLESSPYHALAEKYLPNGSCGVVSFGLAGGREAASTFMKELKLAAIETHVADARTCCLNPASSTHRQMNDEQLKAAGVPAELVRMSCGLESSEDLIADIAQALDKI
- a CDS encoding ABC transporter permease: MSIADYGFAIWETFYVTVLSTAFALVLGLPLGVLLVAGDKDGVLPLPGWLMHILNIVINILRSVPFLILMICVFPLTRVIVGTTVGTKATIVPLVVAAFPFVARLVETSLRELDEGVVEAAQSMGATPFQIITKVMIPECLPGLISSMTTALTTILGYSAMSGVIGGGGLGKIALSYGYYRYQTDIMIVCVILLVLMVQVFQSAGTFWATRSDKRLRK